The following are from one region of the Streptomyces tuirus genome:
- a CDS encoding S8 family peptidase: protein MSHLRSRPRLALAVPVVLSLTASLGFLPAAASAAPQAEPATRTADAPNLAYVVNTKADRHTIASVKKAIAKADGSVVTTYERIGVIVVHSSKAGFAETIRTARGVQSAGATRTTPLTAAGTKEEGAVEYLTGAQAKRTEAASAKTPESEPLEADQWDLRAIGAAKAAQINPGSRKVTVAVIDTGVDDTHPDIAPNFSASQSANCAGGKPDTSEGAWRPYTPGDYHGTHVAGEIAAARNGVGVAGVAPGVKVSSINVTDRANGLFYPESVVCAFVFAADHGVEITNNSYYVDPWLYNCMDDPDQRAIVDAVNRAQLYAQKKGTLNVAAAGNSNHDLDSDAIVDDSSPDDSTAVERTIDPHECFDVPTQLPGVVTVSSTGVDSVKSYFSTYGKGVVDVAAPGGDRRYQIPDTPSKDGRILSTLPGGTWGFLQGTSMASPHASGVAALLKSKHPWASPAQLQALLKAQADETACPTSYDQDGDGTQDAVCQGGKHLNGFYGHGIVNALRAVK from the coding sequence ATGTCTCACTTGCGTTCCAGACCCCGGCTCGCTCTCGCCGTGCCCGTCGTACTGTCCCTGACGGCCTCGCTGGGCTTTCTGCCGGCCGCCGCGTCCGCGGCACCGCAGGCGGAGCCGGCCACCCGGACGGCGGACGCGCCGAACCTGGCCTACGTCGTCAACACCAAGGCGGACCGCCACACGATCGCGTCGGTGAAGAAGGCGATTGCGAAGGCCGACGGCTCGGTCGTGACCACGTACGAGCGGATCGGCGTCATCGTCGTCCACTCCTCGAAGGCCGGCTTCGCCGAGACCATCCGCACGGCGCGCGGCGTGCAGTCGGCGGGGGCCACGCGGACGACGCCGCTGACGGCCGCGGGGACCAAGGAGGAGGGCGCGGTCGAGTATCTGACGGGCGCCCAGGCGAAGCGCACCGAGGCCGCCTCGGCGAAGACGCCCGAGAGCGAGCCCCTCGAGGCGGACCAGTGGGACCTGCGCGCGATCGGCGCCGCCAAGGCCGCGCAGATCAACCCGGGCAGCCGCAAGGTGACCGTCGCCGTGATCGACACCGGCGTGGACGACACCCACCCCGACATCGCCCCGAACTTCTCCGCGTCCCAGTCCGCCAACTGCGCCGGCGGCAAGCCCGACACCAGCGAGGGCGCCTGGCGTCCGTACACCCCCGGGGACTACCACGGCACGCACGTCGCGGGTGAGATAGCCGCCGCCCGCAACGGCGTGGGCGTCGCGGGCGTCGCTCCCGGTGTGAAGGTGTCCAGCATCAATGTGACCGACCGGGCGAACGGGCTCTTCTACCCGGAGAGCGTCGTGTGCGCGTTCGTGTTCGCCGCCGACCACGGCGTCGAGATCACGAACAACAGCTACTACGTCGACCCGTGGCTGTACAACTGCATGGACGACCCGGACCAGCGGGCCATCGTCGACGCGGTCAACCGGGCGCAGCTGTACGCCCAGAAGAAGGGCACGCTCAACGTCGCCGCCGCGGGCAACTCCAACCACGACCTGGACTCGGACGCGATCGTCGACGACTCCAGCCCCGACGACTCCACCGCGGTGGAGCGCACCATCGACCCGCACGAGTGCTTCGACGTGCCGACCCAGCTGCCGGGTGTCGTCACGGTGAGCTCGACGGGTGTCGACAGCGTCAAGTCGTACTTCTCGACGTACGGCAAGGGCGTCGTGGACGTCGCCGCGCCGGGTGGCGACCGCCGTTACCAGATCCCGGACACGCCCTCGAAGGACGGCCGCATCCTGTCCACCCTGCCGGGCGGCACATGGGGCTTCCTGCAGGGCACCTCGATGGCCTCGCCGCACGCCTCCGGGGTCGCCGCGCTGCTGAAGTCCAAGCACCCCTGGGCGTCTCCGGCCCAGCTCCAGGCGCTGCTGAAGGCACAGGCCGACGAGACCGCCTGCCCCACCTCCTACGACCAGGACGGCGACGGCACCCAGGACGCGGTCTGCCAGGGCGGCAAGCACCTCAACGGCTTCTACGGGCACGGCATCGTCAACGCGCTGCGCGCGGTGAAGTGA